A region from the Lentisphaera profundi genome encodes:
- a CDS encoding DoxX family protein, with the protein MSTTKDDKLSVDMALLLARLAFGGSMLMAHGWPKLQNFTLVSEKFPSLFGLSSSTCLGLAVFAEFFCSILLILGLTSRFALSQLIATMAVGVYFHTTVLKQQLFDAPGKPSGELPFIYLMIFIILMILGSGRVSLDAVIKTKRANRPTSKPSSKSSDKKKAPKKK; encoded by the coding sequence ATGAGTACGACAAAAGATGATAAATTAAGTGTAGACATGGCTCTACTTTTGGCACGACTAGCCTTTGGAGGATCCATGTTGATGGCTCATGGTTGGCCAAAACTACAAAACTTCACCTTAGTAAGTGAAAAGTTCCCTTCTTTATTTGGGCTGAGTTCAAGCACTTGCCTAGGACTAGCTGTCTTTGCAGAATTTTTCTGCTCCATACTCTTAATCCTAGGTTTAACTAGCCGTTTTGCTCTCTCACAACTCATCGCTACTATGGCCGTAGGCGTTTACTTTCATACTACTGTATTAAAGCAACAACTATTTGATGCTCCTGGAAAACCCAGTGGAGAGCTCCCTTTTATCTACCTCATGATTTTTATAATACTCATGATTTTAGGCTCTGGTCGAGTTTCTTTAGATGCTGTTATTAAAACAAAAAGAGCCAATCGACCTACAAGCAAACCCTCAAGTAAGTCTAGTGATAAAAAAAAGGCCCCTAAGAAAAAATAA
- a CDS encoding ABC transporter substrate-binding protein, protein MRFVGYLLMLSCGLVLSATELKIYIDADFSNYYESSRAIEVGILSSLEHNKKKLAGQKITVHKLDHRGNSRRSLKNIKMAAADPKTLAVFCGMHSPPVLANQKFINDNQLLLLNPWAAAAPITRSQSKHNYIFRLSLDDSTVGQFLITSGIKIHKIQRPYLLLEDTAWGKNNWKTLSRAINKAEIRKSGVTWFKWGLSQYAIDKLILNLKQSNADSIVLVGNAMESSKIVNAISDANLKIPIISHWGITGGRFYDSLNSKAKKYPLLFIQSSLDMSSNSNNEIIKKCSLLFPDDFNNNYIKSPSGFLHAYDLSSLLIEASQHEFKKRGLDLREAVKRKLETLSTPVKGLIKTYHKPFQAYSPDAPFSHEALNSADYRMAYYNDQGQISHRGTDHD, encoded by the coding sequence ATGCGGTTTGTAGGATATTTATTGATGTTGTCTTGTGGCTTAGTTTTATCCGCCACAGAACTCAAAATCTATATTGATGCCGACTTCTCCAATTATTATGAATCGAGTCGAGCCATCGAAGTGGGCATCCTTTCTTCTTTAGAACACAATAAAAAAAAGCTAGCCGGCCAAAAAATCACCGTCCACAAACTCGATCACCGGGGCAATAGTCGGCGCAGTCTCAAGAACATAAAAATGGCTGCTGCTGACCCAAAAACCTTAGCGGTTTTTTGCGGAATGCATTCTCCTCCCGTATTAGCTAACCAAAAATTCATCAACGACAATCAATTATTACTCCTAAACCCGTGGGCTGCAGCGGCTCCGATTACTCGTTCTCAATCCAAACACAATTATATTTTTCGACTCTCATTAGACGATTCAACCGTCGGTCAATTTTTAATCACTAGCGGTATAAAAATCCATAAAATACAGCGTCCCTACCTCTTATTAGAAGATACTGCTTGGGGTAAAAACAACTGGAAAACTCTTTCCCGCGCAATTAATAAAGCTGAAATTCGTAAGTCGGGAGTCACTTGGTTCAAATGGGGCTTATCACAATACGCAATTGATAAACTTATATTGAACCTCAAACAATCGAATGCCGACAGCATTGTTCTAGTGGGCAACGCTATGGAAAGCTCAAAAATAGTTAACGCCATTAGTGACGCTAACTTGAAAATACCTATAATTTCCCACTGGGGAATTACAGGCGGCCGCTTCTACGATAGCTTAAATTCTAAGGCGAAAAAATACCCACTATTATTTATTCAATCTTCCCTAGATATGTCCTCCAATTCAAATAACGAAATTATCAAAAAGTGTTCACTCTTATTCCCCGATGATTTCAACAATAATTACATCAAATCCCCTAGTGGTTTCCTCCACGCCTATGACTTAAGCTCTTTATTAATAGAAGCGTCACAGCATGAATTTAAAAAAAGGGGCTTAGACCTAAGGGAGGCCGTGAAGCGTAAGCTTGAGACTCTAAGCACACCTGTAAAAGGCTTAATCAAAACTTATCACAAGCCTTTTCAAGCTTACTCTCCTGATGCTCCTTTTAGTCATGAAGCATTAAACAGCGCTGATTATCGCATGGCTTATTATAATGATCAAGGGCAAATTTCCCACCGAGGAACAGATCATGACTAA
- a CDS encoding MGMT family protein: MPLKHQALIDKMQDACTHKQISGFRLNVLSQLLKIPPGQVTTYGLLAKSINCHSAQAIGQALKANPWAPHVPCHRVIKSDLRIGGFFGQRSGIQINKKLSLLDSEGVFFDKDGILLDSTAIFNFE; encoded by the coding sequence GTGCCACTAAAGCATCAAGCTCTCATCGATAAAATGCAAGATGCCTGTACCCACAAACAGATTTCTGGATTTCGCTTAAATGTGCTCTCTCAGCTATTAAAAATCCCCCCTGGCCAAGTGACTACCTATGGACTCTTGGCAAAATCTATTAATTGTCATTCTGCACAAGCCATTGGTCAAGCCTTAAAAGCCAATCCCTGGGCTCCCCATGTCCCCTGTCACCGAGTGATAAAAAGTGATTTACGCATAGGCGGCTTCTTTGGCCAAAGATCGGGTATACAAATAAATAAAAAACTTTCTCTCTTAGATTCTGAAGGCGTTTTCTTTGACAAAGACGGCATTCTTTTAGATTCGACTGCAATCTTTAATTTTGAATAG